The Actinomycetes bacterium genomic sequence TGGCGAAGATGTGCGACCTGCTCCGCCAAGGCCGCGCCCCGTCGGAACTCATGGCCACCTACGCCGCGGAGGACGCTCGGCGTCCCCGAAACGGGCTCTGCCCATGCGGCAGCGGGAAGAAGTGGAAGAAATGCCACGGCATCGCCAGGACCCACGTCCAGTGACGATGCGACCACCCACCTGGTGCGGGCGGGCGACGTCACCGGGCAGGTGACCGCGCCAGTGCGTGAGGCGTTAGTCGCTGTTGGTTGGGCTCGTGGGCGCGGACAGTGCCGCGATCGCCAGGTCGATCGTC encodes the following:
- a CDS encoding SEC-C metal-binding domain-containing protein, which translates into the protein MATYAAEDARRPRNGLCPCGSGKKWKKCHGIARTHVQ